The stretch of DNA CGGCAACGCCGTGTTTATGGTGAATTAACGACCCAGAAATACAGGTTTCTAAAACATGAGTCATCCCGAATTTTAGGGACACTCTGAAAAAAGAACCTCCTTTCTTAGCTTTGAGCATCACCACAACGCCAAAGCCAGAAAGGAGGTCTTTTTTATGGCAACGCCATGCACACAAAATAACAATACGACGCGCGTAAAGTCAACCGCGAATGACTTTCTACAAGCCCGAATACAGCACTATCTCCAACCCATTCAAGACCAGCTACTCCAGCAAATCGACAAGCGACTCGTAGCTACCTTTGCGACCTTGTTTAGCAGCATTCTGCTCTTTCGTAACACGAAGATGGGACTGCTACTGAGTGAGTTAGGAGGCTATATCGCTGGGCATGCCCACGCCCCGGCAGGTACCAAACGCCTAAGCAACCTCTTACGATGCGCCTATTGGGACGCTGCTGTTATCGAGGAGTTTTTCTGGGCCAAGACCCAACGACGCATTGCCCAACTGGCGACTATGGGCAAACGGCCTTTGCTGGTGTGGGATGATAGTCGCATCGAGAAGCCAGAAAGTTGGTTTGTCGAAGGACTTTGTTCAGTCGAAAGTAGCAAGGGGAAACGACTCACCAAGATCAAGAAAGGCTTCTACAAGCCCCCTTCAGCCCGCATCTGCGTGCCGGGCTTTCACTGGACGGGTGTATTACTGGCCGCGCTGGGCGAAACACCCAGTGTGTGCCAGATGAGTTGGTGGACGACGCGGGGCAAGCATAAAGAGGTGGGTACCAACATCATGTTCCGTCTGCTTAGGCAGTTACAGGCCCATCTGCCAGCTTCCGTGCTGCATGTGCTGGATCGGGGCTATGCCAGTAGCTGGACGATTGAGTGGATGAGCCACTTCAAACAGGACTTTCTGGTGCGCTGGAAAAAGAATCACCTACTGACTCACGGCGAAAAAGGCACCAAACAGACCCATCTGCTGGCCCGTAGTTGTGCGCCCCAGAGCCGTAAGCTCCTGCGCGACAAGGAACGTAAGATTACCAAACAGGTCAGTGTGGGTTGGCTGGCCGTTCGTCATGCGGAGCATGAGCTATTGCCTTTATGGTTGCTGGTGGTCCGGGATCGCAGGCATCAGCAACCGCCCATGTACCTGCTCACATCCGTACCCGTCCGGGATGTGCATCAGGCTTGGCTACTGGTACACAGTTACATGCACCGTTGGCAGATTGAACAGGCTTTTCGAGCGGGCAAGGCCGAGTTCGGCCTGGAGTCGCCCCGGCTGTGGTTCTGGGAGAACCGGCTAAAGCTGTTGGGCATAGTCAGTTTAGTGTATGACTTTCTGTTATCGCTGTTACGCCACTGGCCGGATTGGATACCCCTATTTTTGAAACGGTGGGTACCCCGAACAGGCAATCGGCACCGATGCTCGTCGGTGCCGATTTACAGACTGCGGTTAGCCATCTCAAACGCTTTAATGGTGGCCTTCGCCCTCACTCAAAATTCGGGATGACTCATGTTTTTACGTTTCGGCGGGGTAAATCAGAGAAGGCATTGTCTTCTTCTGCTAAGAATTTAACAAACTCAATTTGGTGAAACCTTTCCTGTTTCTGCTCAACGCCCTCTTTCTGTCGGTGCCACTGCTGGCTCAGAAGAAAAATGAAGCTTATCAACTGCATATCAGCCGGGCTACATCGCCCATCGTACTGGATGGGTCTGTCGATGAATTGGCCTGGCAGACGGCTGAGGTAGCCGGTAATTTTTCGATGGTACTGCCAATGGATACCAGCCGGGCCAATGTGCGTACCGACGTTCGTATGGCCTACGACGATAACAACCTGTATCTGAGCGCAGTCTGTTACCACGGCAACGTGCCGGGGCCGTACATTGTTGAATCGCTCCGGCGCGACTGGAATTTCGGGCGCAACGACAACTTCATCTTTTTCATGGACACCTTCGACGACCAGACCAACGGTTTCACGTTCGGCACCAATGCCGCCGGGGCGCAGTGGGATGGTCTGCTCTACGAAGGGAGTAGAGCCAACCTGAGTTGGGATAACAAATGGACATCGGTGGTGCGCAACTACGCCGACCGATATGTACTCGAACTGGCAATTCCATTCAAAACCATTCGGTACAAACAGGGCATAACGCGCTGGGGTATCAATTTCAGTAGGCAGGATTTGAAAACTACCGAAAAATCGGCCTGGGCACCCGTACCGCGTCAGTTTCCAACGGCCTCTCTGGCCTACACGGGCGTGCTGGTATGGGACGCCCCACCGCCATCGCCCGGCCCGAATATCTCGCTGATTCCATACCTGCTGACGGGCCTGACGCGCGATTATCAGAACAGCGTTCCTACCAAAGGCCGGTTTGATGCGGGTTTAGACGCTAAAATTGCCGTTACGTCGTCGCTCAATTTAGACCTGACCGTTAATCCTGATTTTTCGCAGGTCGACGTTGATCAGCAGGTGACGAACCTCGACCGTTTTGAGCTGTTTTTCCCCGAACGGCGGCAGTTTTTTCTGGAAAATGGCGATCAGTTTACCAACTTCGGTTATACTAACATTCGCCCATTTTTCAGCCGCCGGATTGGGCTGGGCGGGGTTCCGATCCGGTTTGGGGCGCGGCTAAGCGGCAAACTCAACAAAGACTGGCGGTTAGGTGTGATGGACATGCAAACGGGCCGCGTAGATGAACAGGGTTTGCCTGCTCAGAACTTCGCGGTGCTGGCACTGCAACGGCGCGTATTTGCCCGCTCGAACGTGGGCGTATTGTTCGTGAACAAACAATCGCTGAATTACAGGCCTGAGGCCAACAAACCAACCTATTCGCAATACAACCGAAATCTCGGCTTCGAGTATAATCTGGCTTCATCGAATAACTTATGGTCGGGTAAAGCCCTGTATTTGAAGTCGTTTCAGCCGTTTATATCCGGCGAAGACGCTGTAGTGGCCGGTAATCTGCAATACAATAGCCGCCGGTGGGTGCTGGGTGGGCAACTCGAACGGGTCGGAAAAAACTACACCGCCGAAGCAGGTTATGTACCACGCCGGGGCTACACGAAGGCACTGGCAACGGCGGGTTATACGTTCTTCCCGACGGGCGGTTCGGTACTGAGCCACGGCCCACTGGTTCAGAGTGTCCGGTTTTTCGACCCTGCCGGGCGGCAAAGTGATGCCGAGACGTTTCTGGCGTATCTGGTCACGTTTCGCAGCCGGGCCACGTTTCAGAGTTGGATAGCTACCGACTACATTCGGCTGCTGGCCCCGTTCGACCCGACAAACACGGGCCGGGATAGACTCGAAACCGGTACAGAACACCGCTGGCGAGCCTGGGGGACCGAATTTCTGTCGAAACCGCAAAGCTTATTCACCTACGGTTTTTCGTCGCGCTACGGCGGTTACTATGCCGATGGCACCCGGCTGTTTCTGACCGGTACGCTTGGCTACCGATTTCAGCCCTACGTCAGTTTAGCCGCCAACATCAGCTACACCGACATTCGGCTGGGGCAGCCCTGGGGGCGTACCCGGTTCTGGCTGGTTGGCCCCCGCTTCGACCTGACCATGACCAACACGCTGTATCTGACCACGTTTGTGCAGTACAACGAGCAGCAAAAGAACATGAACGTGAATGCCCGCGTACAGTGGCGTTACAAACCTGCTTCCGACTTTTTTCTGGTTTTCACCGACAACTACCTGCCGAACTCAGCCCAGATTGGGCAGGACGTACCAGGGTTATTTTCGGTCAGAAACCGGGCGTTGGTCTTAAAGTGGACGTATTGGTGGAACGTTTGATAATCAGAACGTTGAACAAACGGTTTCGCGTGTAGTTAAATGACCATTCGCCGGGTGCGGTTGCCCACGGCACTACACGTTTTTTGCTCAACAATTATGAAAGCTCTATTGCGTTTTTTACCGACGGCCATTGTCGCCCTATTTCTGACACTGTTTCTGACCAGTTGCGAACTCATCGGCGATATTTTCGCAGCCGGTGCTTACACGGGGATCATCGGCGTTATTATCGTTATCGCGGTTGTTATCTGGCTGGTTTCAAAATTATTCGGCGGAGGACGTCGGGGCATATAATACGACATTGAATCAGGTATGGCGTGTTGCTGACGCACGTGGAGACGCAAAGGGTTGCGTCTCTACAATTGGCCATCCAGTGTAGAGACGCAACCCTTTGCGTCTCCCTCGCGTCAGCAACACGCCAATGCAACGTCAAATCGGTGTAAAGTCATCCAGAGGCATAGATACAAATAAATCAGGCTACTAACTCCAGCAGGCCATCGCGTTGGAGAACGGTTTTCTGTTTTTCGCTCAACTCGTCGGAAGCTTTCATGAGTGGGAGCCGCACTTCGCCCGAAATCAGGCCCATCAGTTCCATTATATTCTTGACACCCACAGGATTACCTTCTTCATAGAGCAGCGGGTCGATACGCAGAAAGTGACCGAGTTGTCTCTGAGCAAAGGCAAAGTCGCCTTGCAAAGCCGCGTCGATCAAAGCTGAGAACTTAGCCGGGAAGGCGTTGGCAATTACCGACATCACGCCCACGCCCCCGATGCTGATGATGGGCACAGCCTGCACGTCGTCGCCCGAAATCAGCAGAAAATCATCGGGTTTGTCGCGAGCGATTTCCATGCATTGCTCGATTACGCAGGAGGCTTCTTTCACCCCGATGATATTGGGGTGTTGAGCCAGCTCGCAGATTGTTTCGGCGGTCATGTTGATACCTGTCCGAAATGGAATGTTGTAAAGAATGACCGGCACCGGGCTTGCATCGGCCACTCGCGTAAAATGCTCAATAACACCGCGCTTACCGGGTTTATTGTAGTACGGGCAAACCGACAGAATAGCATCGACGCCGTTAAAATCGATGGCTTTCATACCCGAAACCACGTCTGCCGTAACGTTACCCCCAACCCCATATACGATGGGCAGGTTTTTCGGATTATTTTCTTTCAGGTATTGCAGCAGTTCCGCTTTCTCGGCCTTCGTCACGGTCGGCGATTCGCCCGTGGTGCCTTGCAGGACAATATACCGAACGCCCCCTTCGGAGACGTGCCGGATCACGCGGCCAAAGCCGTCGAAATCAATGGAGTGGTCGGCGTTGAACGGGGTTACGATGGCAACGCCCACACCGTGAAACTGAGAATACATGATGCCGCAAAAGTGATGTTATGACAAAGTTACGGGAAATGCCCCGTAAAGTGCGTTACGCCGTTACAGGTTCCTGCGAGAAATCGCGGGGCGTAAATCCTTTAGGCCGCAATAGGTCAAATACCTCATCGTGAATGGGGGCCGTGTAAAGCCCCGCCCGCGTGGCCTGTTGACGGACTTCTTCTGCCCCATCAACAAACGCGAGTATGCCATAAATCTTTTTGTGTCGATGCTCAGGAAAAAAGCGAACAAAGCGGTCGAGCATCTGGAGAATCTGTTCGATATCCCGTTCTTTCAGATGGCTTTTCACCTCGACCAACACCGCCGTATTCACGTCACCGTTTGCCAGGCCCAGCACGTCAATTTCCATTGTGTCGCCCCCGCGCTGCGTTTTGTAGCGCATGGCTACGTCGGTCATGCCAAACTTTCGGCGCAATACCCGCTCCATCGACGGAAACGCCATGCCCTCTGTGAATGAGCCGAATTTATTACCAATGTCGCCCACTATTTTAGCTACGCGATTTATTTCTTTATCCGTTTCACGCTTCGCTTGCTGGCGTTCACGGTGCTCTTGTTCACGTTGCTGTTCACGGTCGGCAATCATTTCGCGTTGTTTCTCGGTAATCTCGCGTTGTTTTTCGGTGATCTCCCGGAGGATGGCTCGAATTTCGTCTAAGCTGGTGTTAGCTTCCATAGTTGGGTGGGCGTATGTATTCGCACAAAACTAACAAATTTGTTAATAGAATCCGTTCGTTAACCCAGCATGGCCGTAAACTCGTCTTCGCTAATCATCGGTACATTTAACTGCTGCGCTTTGTTCACTTTCGATGGTCCGGCCCCTTCGCCTACAATCAGGTAATTGAGCTTTTTCGAGACGCCACTAAGCAGTTTGCCACCGTGGGCCGCAATCTGTTCTTCGATCTGTTCGCGGCTGTAGTTCTGAAACGTGCCCGTATACAGAAACGTTTTGCCCGCCAGCGCATCACTCACGGCCTCAACCACCCTGCGCTCTCCGGCCATCTGCAAACCAGCCGCCCGTAATCGCTCCACATAGGCCCGATTCTCGTCCTGCCCAAACCACTCGAACAGGCTTTGGGCAATGCGCGGGCCAACGTCGGGAACGCCCGCCAGCGTTTCGAGCGATGCGTTTGTGAGATCGTCGATGTTGCCGAAATAATCTACGATGCGTTCGGCGGTGGTATTACCTACGTAGCGAATGCCCAGCGCGAACACCACACTGGCGAACGGCTGCTGTTTCGAGCGTTCGATAGCCGACAGAATATTATCGACCGTTTTTTGCCCAAATTTCACCGTGCGGGCCTTCCCCGGCTCTTCCGAACCGTCTTCCCGTACAATCAGAGTAGCCGGATACGTTTTCTCCAGACCAAGCAGATTATCGTTTGTCAGACTGTAGAGGTCAGCGGGGGTTTGCACTAAGCCGCGTTCGATGAGCAATTCAATTTTACCTTCGCCTAAGCTTTCGATGTTCATGGCCCGGCGTTGAATAAAGTGCTCGAAACGGGCCTGCCGTTGCGGAGGGCATCCTTTTTCGTTGGTGCAGTAAAAATGCGCTTCCGCTTCGCGCCGAATCAGCGGAGTGCCACAGGCCGGGCATTCTGTGGGGTAAATAATAGGTCGCTCCTGCCCGGTTCGTTTCGCCAGGTCAACGCCGGTTACTTTTGGGATAATTTCGCCCCCTTTCTCCACGAATACCGTATCGCCCAGCATTACGCCAAGGCGAGCAATTTCGTTGGCATTGTGCAGCGACGCCCGTTTCACCACCGTACCGGCCAGCAACACGGGCGTCAGCCGGGCTACGGGCGTAACGGCACCTGTCCGGCCAACCTGATACGTGATGTCGTTGAGCGTAGTGCTGGCCGCTAAAGCTTTGTATTTGAAGGCGATAGCCCAGCGCGGACTTTTGGCTGTATAACCCAGCTCTCGCTGCTGATCGTAACGGTTTACTTTCAGTACGATACCGTCGGTGCCTAATGGCAGGTCGAAGCGTTTGGTTTCCCACTCGCTGATATAAATCATTACGTCTTTGATATCAGCACATTTCCGCCAGGTTTGAGACACGTTGAAACCCCACTGTTTCAACGCAATCAGGCTTTCTTCATGGGTTTTGAAGACGTCTTCTTCCGATAGAAACGAGTACAGATAGCAGTCGAGCCGACGCCTGGCGACAGCCGC from Spirosoma montaniterrae encodes:
- the ligA gene encoding NAD-dependent DNA ligase LigA, giving the protein MTPQQRIAELTRQLNHYNYQYYQNSISEVDDFTFDKLLTELTDLERQYPEFRLPDSPTARVGGTISKEFPTVYHRFPMLSLGNTYSEEDLVEFDNRVRKGLDGADYEYICELKFDGVALSMTYENGVLVQGATRGDGVRGDDITPNIRTIRTLPLRIQSDKIPALFEVRGEGFLPLAEFERINKEREDIGEPLLANPRNAASGTFKQQDSAAVARRRLDCYLYSFLSEEDVFKTHEESLIALKQWGFNVSQTWRKCADIKDVMIYISEWETKRFDLPLGTDGIVLKVNRYDQQRELGYTAKSPRWAIAFKYKALAASTTLNDITYQVGRTGAVTPVARLTPVLLAGTVVKRASLHNANEIARLGVMLGDTVFVEKGGEIIPKVTGVDLAKRTGQERPIIYPTECPACGTPLIRREAEAHFYCTNEKGCPPQRQARFEHFIQRRAMNIESLGEGKIELLIERGLVQTPADLYSLTNDNLLGLEKTYPATLIVREDGSEEPGKARTVKFGQKTVDNILSAIERSKQQPFASVVFALGIRYVGNTTAERIVDYFGNIDDLTNASLETLAGVPDVGPRIAQSLFEWFGQDENRAYVERLRAAGLQMAGERRVVEAVSDALAGKTFLYTGTFQNYSREQIEEQIAAHGGKLLSGVSKKLNYLIVGEGAGPSKVNKAQQLNVPMISEDEFTAMLG
- a CDS encoding DUF2203 family protein — its product is MEANTSLDEIRAILREITEKQREITEKQREMIADREQQREQEHRERQQAKRETDKEINRVAKIVGDIGNKFGSFTEGMAFPSMERVLRRKFGMTDVAMRYKTQRGGDTMEIDVLGLANGDVNTAVLVEVKSHLKERDIEQILQMLDRFVRFFPEHRHKKIYGILAFVDGAEEVRQQATRAGLYTAPIHDEVFDLLRPKGFTPRDFSQEPVTA
- the dapA gene encoding 4-hydroxy-tetrahydrodipicolinate synthase — protein: MYSQFHGVGVAIVTPFNADHSIDFDGFGRVIRHVSEGGVRYIVLQGTTGESPTVTKAEKAELLQYLKENNPKNLPIVYGVGGNVTADVVSGMKAIDFNGVDAILSVCPYYNKPGKRGVIEHFTRVADASPVPVILYNIPFRTGINMTAETICELAQHPNIIGVKEASCVIEQCMEIARDKPDDFLLISGDDVQAVPIISIGGVGVMSVIANAFPAKFSALIDAALQGDFAFAQRQLGHFLRIDPLLYEEGNPVGVKNIMELMGLISGEVRLPLMKASDELSEKQKTVLQRDGLLELVA
- a CDS encoding carbohydrate binding family 9 domain-containing protein is translated as MKPFLFLLNALFLSVPLLAQKKNEAYQLHISRATSPIVLDGSVDELAWQTAEVAGNFSMVLPMDTSRANVRTDVRMAYDDNNLYLSAVCYHGNVPGPYIVESLRRDWNFGRNDNFIFFMDTFDDQTNGFTFGTNAAGAQWDGLLYEGSRANLSWDNKWTSVVRNYADRYVLELAIPFKTIRYKQGITRWGINFSRQDLKTTEKSAWAPVPRQFPTASLAYTGVLVWDAPPPSPGPNISLIPYLLTGLTRDYQNSVPTKGRFDAGLDAKIAVTSSLNLDLTVNPDFSQVDVDQQVTNLDRFELFFPERRQFFLENGDQFTNFGYTNIRPFFSRRIGLGGVPIRFGARLSGKLNKDWRLGVMDMQTGRVDEQGLPAQNFAVLALQRRVFARSNVGVLFVNKQSLNYRPEANKPTYSQYNRNLGFEYNLASSNNLWSGKALYLKSFQPFISGEDAVVAGNLQYNSRRWVLGGQLERVGKNYTAEAGYVPRRGYTKALATAGYTFFPTGGSVLSHGPLVQSVRFFDPAGRQSDAETFLAYLVTFRSRATFQSWIATDYIRLLAPFDPTNTGRDRLETGTEHRWRAWGTEFLSKPQSLFTYGFSSRYGGYYADGTRLFLTGTLGYRFQPYVSLAANISYTDIRLGQPWGRTRFWLVGPRFDLTMTNTLYLTTFVQYNEQQKNMNVNARVQWRYKPASDFFLVFTDNYLPNSAQIGQDVPGLFSVRNRALVLKWTYWWNV
- a CDS encoding transposase — encoded protein: MATPCTQNNNTTRVKSTANDFLQARIQHYLQPIQDQLLQQIDKRLVATFATLFSSILLFRNTKMGLLLSELGGYIAGHAHAPAGTKRLSNLLRCAYWDAAVIEEFFWAKTQRRIAQLATMGKRPLLVWDDSRIEKPESWFVEGLCSVESSKGKRLTKIKKGFYKPPSARICVPGFHWTGVLLAALGETPSVCQMSWWTTRGKHKEVGTNIMFRLLRQLQAHLPASVLHVLDRGYASSWTIEWMSHFKQDFLVRWKKNHLLTHGEKGTKQTHLLARSCAPQSRKLLRDKERKITKQVSVGWLAVRHAEHELLPLWLLVVRDRRHQQPPMYLLTSVPVRDVHQAWLLVHSYMHRWQIEQAFRAGKAEFGLESPRLWFWENRLKLLGIVSLVYDFLLSLLRHWPDWIPLFLKRWVPRTGNRHRCSSVPIYRLRLAISNALMVAFALTQNSG